A part of Mycolicibacterium sp. TUM20985 genomic DNA contains:
- a CDS encoding aldehyde dehydrogenase yields MTTLTDFDGGRLFIDGRFRKATHVEPVIEAATGEPLGDGSSATESEIDDAVAAAGAALDGWRATPAAERADILLRLADALTARSSTTNELCTRENGMPIRLSRGSNGAFPAALLRYYAGLIAESDDEEIRPAMIGHTIVRREPVGVVGAITPWNYPQALAAMKIAPALAAGCTMVLKAAPETALDALVFGEAAEEAGLPPGVLNIVAGGPVAGAHLVQHPGIDKVAFTGSTAAGRVIAEMCGRLLRPVTLELGGKSAAIILDDADLDATIKGLRSASFVNNGQTCHLSSRILAPRSRYGEVVDAVAALADGLTVGDPLDKGTVIGPLVSARQRERVLNYIDVGKSEGGKVVAGGAVPADQPRGWFVSPTVFADVDNSARIAQEEIFGPVVAVIPYDSDREAIEIANDSEFGLGGTVWSTDTERATDVARAVHTGTIGVNDYQLDMQSPFGGVKASGMGRELGPEGLAAYQTLKSIYRVGPFPS; encoded by the coding sequence ATGACGACGCTTACGGATTTCGACGGCGGCAGGCTGTTCATCGACGGGCGGTTTCGCAAGGCCACTCACGTGGAACCGGTCATCGAGGCGGCGACCGGGGAACCGCTCGGCGACGGCTCCTCGGCGACCGAATCCGAGATCGACGACGCCGTGGCAGCGGCGGGCGCGGCACTGGACGGCTGGCGTGCCACCCCCGCGGCCGAGCGCGCCGACATTCTGCTCCGCTTAGCCGACGCGCTGACCGCGCGATCGTCGACCACCAACGAGTTGTGCACCCGCGAGAACGGCATGCCGATCCGGCTGTCGCGGGGCTCGAACGGTGCCTTCCCCGCGGCGCTGCTGCGGTACTACGCGGGGCTAATCGCCGAGTCCGACGATGAGGAGATCCGGCCCGCGATGATCGGGCACACCATCGTGCGCCGCGAACCCGTCGGAGTCGTCGGCGCCATCACGCCGTGGAACTACCCGCAGGCGCTGGCGGCCATGAAGATCGCGCCCGCCCTGGCCGCGGGGTGCACGATGGTGCTCAAGGCGGCTCCCGAAACTGCCTTGGATGCATTGGTATTCGGCGAGGCGGCGGAGGAGGCCGGCCTGCCGCCAGGCGTTCTCAACATCGTGGCCGGTGGACCGGTGGCAGGCGCGCACCTGGTGCAGCATCCCGGCATCGACAAGGTGGCCTTCACGGGATCGACCGCGGCGGGCCGCGTCATCGCCGAGATGTGCGGGCGACTTCTGCGGCCGGTCACGCTGGAACTGGGCGGCAAGTCAGCGGCGATCATCCTCGACGATGCCGACCTCGACGCGACGATCAAGGGTCTGCGGTCGGCCTCGTTCGTCAACAACGGGCAGACGTGTCATCTGAGCTCGCGGATCCTGGCCCCGCGGTCGCGTTACGGCGAAGTGGTCGACGCGGTGGCGGCGCTCGCCGACGGTCTCACCGTCGGGGACCCGCTGGACAAGGGCACCGTCATCGGCCCGCTGGTCAGTGCCCGCCAGCGCGAACGCGTGCTGAACTACATCGACGTCGGCAAGTCTGAAGGCGGCAAAGTCGTTGCGGGCGGCGCGGTTCCGGCCGATCAGCCGCGAGGCTGGTTCGTCTCGCCGACCGTCTTCGCCGACGTCGACAACTCCGCCCGCATCGCGCAGGAGGAGATCTTCGGACCGGTGGTCGCGGTGATTCCGTATGACTCCGACCGCGAGGCGATCGAGATCGCCAACGACAGCGAGTTCGGTCTCGGCGGCACGGTGTGGTCAACCGACACCGAGCGCGCCACCGACGTCGCCCGCGCCGTCCACACGGGCACCATCGGCGTCAACGACTATCAGCTGGACATGCAGTCACCGTTCGGCGGCGTCAAGGCCAGCGGCATGGGTCGCGAACTGGGCCCGGAGGGCCTGGCCGCCTACCAGACGCTGAAGTCCATCTACCGCGTCGGACCCTTCCCCTCCTAG
- a CDS encoding CoA transferase: MLDTCQLLASVRVLDTGGPDSDGVSRLLADLGADVLKVEAPGGAAHRTARPTVAGASVAFALDNANKRSAVLDPHEAGDRDRFVELVARADILVDGGGPVGAVSFGRSAAELADRFDHLVALEITDFGTSGPRADWRATDAVLYAMSTALSRSGPTAGRPVLPPNGIASGTAAVQGAWVALVAYYHRLRCGRGDYIDFSRFEAVVQCLDPPFGSEGQAAVGQKSSGELWRGRPRNQQIYPTFPCRDGFVRICLLSARQWRGMRAWLGEPEQFSDAKFESIGARYAASSELNAVIADLFADQTMDALVAEGQRRGVPIAAVLSPAQALASDHFRDVGALTEARVSPDATLEMLAGPFVIDGRRAGLERPCPDPGADDGRWLDVERPSAPAAHAPGGQPFEELRVLDLGVIVAGGELGRLFADLGAEVIKVESATYPDGLRQTPPGQPMSRSWALTHRNESSLGLDLRHPQGAAMFSRLVSESDAVFANFKPGTLAALGFSFGELRALNPGIILAESSAFGATGPWSGRMGYGPLVRATTGVSRLWTSDDANDVGFYDATTIFPDHVVARITAIGALAALIARSTSGAGAHVHVSQAEAAVNQLATTYAADAARAAGLDVADDAAVHAVYPCAGDDEWCVISVRSDDDRVALAKVMGAVELRGERASLLEQLAEWTSTRDKAEVAAAAQDAGVPAGPMNRAVDVLADPQLTFRHLYGDMAHPLFAAPLTAETHPAPFRRIADAPQRPAPMPGEQTREIVGAVLDLDSDDIDRLITEGVLFAWSGPDDRSTS; this comes from the coding sequence ATGCTTGACACGTGTCAGCTTCTGGCGTCGGTGCGGGTGCTCGACACCGGGGGCCCGGATTCGGACGGCGTGAGCCGACTCCTGGCCGATCTGGGCGCCGACGTGCTGAAGGTCGAGGCACCGGGCGGTGCCGCCCACCGCACGGCCCGGCCCACCGTGGCGGGGGCGTCGGTGGCCTTCGCGCTCGACAACGCCAACAAGCGAAGTGCCGTGCTCGATCCGCACGAGGCCGGCGACCGGGACCGCTTCGTCGAACTGGTCGCCCGCGCCGACATCCTGGTCGACGGTGGGGGACCCGTCGGCGCCGTCTCGTTCGGCAGGTCCGCCGCCGAGCTGGCGGACCGGTTCGATCATCTCGTCGCGCTCGAGATCACCGACTTCGGCACGTCGGGTCCGCGCGCGGACTGGCGGGCCACAGACGCCGTGCTGTACGCGATGTCGACGGCACTGTCCCGCTCGGGACCCACCGCGGGGCGTCCGGTGCTGCCGCCGAACGGCATCGCGTCGGGTACCGCCGCAGTTCAGGGCGCCTGGGTCGCACTGGTCGCGTACTATCACCGATTGCGCTGCGGCCGTGGTGATTACATCGACTTCTCCCGGTTCGAAGCCGTCGTCCAGTGCCTCGATCCACCCTTCGGGTCGGAGGGTCAGGCCGCCGTCGGGCAGAAGTCGTCCGGCGAATTGTGGCGCGGACGCCCGCGCAATCAGCAGATCTATCCCACGTTCCCGTGCCGCGATGGGTTCGTCAGGATCTGCCTGCTGTCGGCACGACAGTGGCGGGGCATGCGGGCCTGGCTCGGCGAACCGGAGCAGTTCTCCGACGCCAAGTTCGAGTCGATCGGCGCCCGCTACGCCGCCTCGAGTGAACTCAACGCCGTCATCGCCGACCTGTTCGCGGACCAGACGATGGACGCCCTCGTCGCCGAGGGTCAACGCCGGGGTGTCCCCATCGCCGCCGTGCTCAGTCCCGCCCAGGCACTCGCGTCGGATCACTTCCGCGACGTCGGCGCGCTGACCGAGGCCCGAGTGTCGCCAGATGCGACGCTCGAAATGTTGGCCGGTCCGTTCGTGATCGACGGCCGCCGAGCGGGTCTGGAGCGTCCCTGCCCGGATCCCGGTGCCGACGACGGCCGATGGCTCGACGTGGAGCGCCCGTCCGCACCGGCCGCCCATGCACCGGGCGGGCAGCCGTTCGAGGAATTGCGCGTGCTGGATCTCGGCGTCATCGTCGCCGGTGGCGAGCTCGGCCGACTGTTCGCCGACCTCGGTGCCGAGGTGATCAAGGTGGAGAGTGCGACGTATCCCGACGGGTTACGGCAGACCCCGCCCGGTCAGCCGATGAGCAGATCGTGGGCGCTCACCCATCGCAACGAGTCGAGCCTCGGTCTTGATCTGCGTCATCCGCAGGGTGCCGCCATGTTCAGTCGGCTGGTGTCGGAGTCCGATGCGGTGTTCGCCAACTTCAAACCGGGAACCCTTGCTGCCCTTGGCTTCTCCTTTGGTGAGCTGCGCGCTCTCAACCCAGGGATCATCCTTGCCGAGAGCAGCGCCTTCGGCGCGACCGGTCCGTGGAGCGGGCGGATGGGTTACGGACCGCTGGTGCGCGCCACCACCGGTGTCAGCCGGCTGTGGACCTCCGATGACGCGAACGACGTCGGCTTCTACGACGCCACGACGATCTTCCCGGACCACGTCGTCGCCAGGATCACCGCGATCGGTGCCCTTGCGGCACTCATCGCCCGGAGCACCTCCGGGGCGGGTGCCCACGTGCACGTGTCGCAGGCCGAGGCCGCGGTCAACCAGCTCGCCACCACCTACGCCGCCGACGCCGCACGAGCCGCGGGCCTCGACGTCGCCGACGACGCCGCCGTCCACGCCGTCTACCCGTGCGCTGGGGACGACGAATGGTGCGTGATCTCGGTGCGTTCCGACGATGATCGCGTGGCGCTGGCCAAGGTCATGGGGGCCGTCGAATTGCGCGGTGAAAGAGCGTCATTGCTGGAGCAGCTGGCGGAGTGGACGTCGACCCGCGACAAGGCCGAGGTCGCCGCGGCGGCCCAGGACGCCGGGGTGCCCGCGGGCCCGATGAATCGTGCGGTCGACGTCCTCGCCGATCCGCAACTCACCTTCCGCCATTTGTACGGCGACATGGCCCACCCGCTGTTCGCTGCACCGCTGACCGCCGAAACCCATCCGGCGCCGTTCCGGCGGATCGCCGACGCGCCCCAACGGCCCGCCCCGATGCCGGGGGAGCAGACTCGGGAGATCGTGGGTGCCGTGCTGGATCTGGACTCCGACGACATCGACCGATTGATCACCGAGGGCGTGCTGTTCGCATGGTCCGGGCCCGACGACAGGAGCACCTCATGA
- a CDS encoding phosphoketolase family protein — translation MTAWTTDHAAPPDEATIARLDRWWRAANYLSVGQIYLLDNPLLRTPLTRDDVKPRLLGHWGTTPGLNFLYAHLNRAIKARAQSTIYVTGPGHGGPGLVANAYLDGTYSEVYSDITQDAEGLRRLFRQFSFPGGIPSHVAPETPGSIHEGGELGYALSHAYGAAFDNPDLLVAAVVGDGEAETGALATSWHSNKFTNPAKDGVVLPILHLNGFKIANPTVLARIPEDELRSLMVGYGHEPYFFEVPDDPEHTDFADVHRRFATLLDAVLDEIARIKATAQGGGEDRPRWPMIVFRTPKGWTGPAYIDGKKTTGSWRAHQVPLANARDTPEHLEVLATWLASYRPDELFDEDGRLQSDIAELAPEGTLRMSDNPHTNGGQLLKDLRLPDFREYGVDVPAPGATLAEATRVLGGWLTDVIRLNPNNFRIFGPDETASNRLQGVFDATDKQWNAEYVSAEVDDHLARVGRVVEMLSEHQCQGWLEGYLLTGRHGLFNCYEAFIHIIDSMMNQHAKWLKVTNHIPWRRPIASLNYLLSSHVWRQDHNGFSHQDPGFIDHVVNKRAEVVRVYLPPDANTLLSTYDHCLRSRQYVNVVVAGKQPAPNFLTMEEAVAHCTRGLGIWEWAGSEEPGEEPDVVIATAGDVPTLEGLAAVDLLKQHIPGLRIRFVNVVDLMRLQDDTEHPHGLSSKAFDMVFTPDKPVVFAYHGYPWLIHRLIYRRTNANAFHVRGYKEEGTTTTPFDMVMLNDLDRFHLVIDVIDRVPSLQTKYATLRQDMVDRRISAREYTREHGDDLPEVRDWMWPAAHGVASASTISASEATGGDNE, via the coding sequence ATGACCGCCTGGACCACTGACCATGCCGCCCCACCCGACGAGGCGACGATCGCCCGGCTCGACCGCTGGTGGCGGGCGGCGAACTACCTCTCCGTGGGCCAGATCTACCTGCTCGACAACCCGCTGCTGCGCACCCCGCTGACCCGTGACGACGTCAAGCCCCGGCTGCTGGGCCACTGGGGGACCACACCCGGACTCAACTTCCTCTACGCCCACCTCAACCGCGCGATCAAGGCGCGCGCGCAGTCGACGATCTACGTCACCGGCCCGGGGCACGGCGGTCCCGGCCTGGTCGCCAACGCCTACCTCGACGGGACGTATTCGGAGGTGTACTCCGACATCACCCAGGACGCCGAGGGGCTGCGTCGACTGTTCCGGCAGTTCTCCTTTCCCGGGGGCATCCCCTCCCACGTCGCTCCCGAGACGCCGGGTTCAATCCATGAGGGCGGCGAGTTGGGTTATGCCCTTTCGCACGCCTACGGTGCGGCCTTCGACAACCCGGACCTACTCGTCGCGGCCGTCGTCGGTGACGGCGAGGCGGAAACTGGGGCGCTAGCGACGAGTTGGCACTCGAACAAGTTCACCAATCCCGCCAAGGACGGCGTGGTGCTTCCCATCTTGCACCTGAACGGGTTCAAGATCGCCAATCCGACTGTGCTGGCACGCATTCCAGAAGACGAACTGCGCAGTCTGATGGTCGGCTACGGGCACGAGCCATACTTCTTCGAGGTCCCCGACGATCCAGAGCACACGGACTTCGCCGACGTCCATCGTCGATTCGCCACCTTGCTCGACGCCGTCCTCGACGAGATCGCGCGGATCAAGGCCACGGCGCAGGGCGGCGGCGAGGATCGGCCGCGTTGGCCGATGATCGTGTTCCGTACCCCGAAGGGATGGACCGGACCCGCCTACATCGACGGCAAGAAGACCACCGGTTCCTGGCGTGCCCATCAGGTGCCCCTCGCCAACGCCCGCGACACACCGGAACACCTCGAGGTGCTCGCCACCTGGCTGGCCTCCTACCGACCCGACGAGCTGTTCGACGAGGACGGCCGACTGCAGTCCGACATCGCCGAACTGGCGCCGGAGGGCACGTTGCGGATGAGCGACAACCCCCACACCAACGGCGGACAGCTCCTGAAGGATCTGCGGCTGCCCGACTTCCGCGAATACGGCGTCGACGTTCCCGCCCCGGGGGCGACCCTGGCGGAGGCCACCAGGGTCCTTGGCGGCTGGCTGACCGACGTGATTCGGTTGAACCCGAACAACTTCCGCATCTTCGGGCCCGACGAGACAGCCTCGAACCGCTTGCAGGGCGTGTTCGACGCGACCGACAAGCAGTGGAACGCCGAGTACGTCTCGGCCGAGGTCGACGATCACCTCGCCCGCGTCGGCCGGGTCGTAGAGATGCTGTCCGAGCACCAGTGCCAGGGGTGGCTCGAGGGATACTTGCTGACCGGGCGGCACGGTCTGTTCAACTGCTACGAGGCGTTCATCCACATCATCGACTCGATGATGAACCAGCACGCCAAGTGGCTGAAGGTCACCAACCACATTCCGTGGCGCCGACCGATCGCAAGCTTGAACTACTTGCTGTCGAGCCATGTCTGGCGACAGGACCACAACGGGTTCAGCCACCAGGACCCCGGCTTCATCGATCACGTCGTCAACAAGCGCGCCGAGGTCGTCAGGGTCTATCTCCCACCGGATGCGAACACCCTGCTCTCCACGTATGACCACTGCTTGCGCTCCCGCCAGTACGTCAACGTGGTGGTCGCGGGCAAGCAGCCGGCGCCCAACTTCCTGACCATGGAGGAGGCGGTCGCCCACTGCACCAGGGGGCTCGGCATCTGGGAGTGGGCGGGCAGCGAGGAGCCCGGCGAGGAACCCGACGTCGTGATCGCCACGGCCGGTGACGTTCCGACGCTGGAGGGACTCGCGGCGGTCGACCTGCTGAAGCAGCACATTCCGGGTTTGCGGATCCGGTTCGTCAACGTCGTGGACCTGATGCGGCTGCAGGATGACACCGAACATCCACACGGCTTGTCCAGCAAGGCCTTCGACATGGTCTTCACACCCGACAAGCCGGTCGTCTTCGCCTATCACGGGTACCCGTGGCTCATCCACCGGCTGATCTACCGCCGCACCAACGCCAATGCCTTCCACGTCAGGGGATACAAGGAGGAGGGCACCACCACCACGCCGTTCGACATGGTGATGCTCAACGATCTCGACCGGTTCCACCTGGTGATCGACGTGATCGATCGCGTGCCGTCGCTGCAGACGAAGTACGCCACGCTGCGCCAGGACATGGTCGACCGGCGGATCTCGGCGCGCGAATACACCCGTGAGCACGGTGACGACCTCCCCGAGGTCCGCGATTGGATGTGGCCCGCCGCGCATGGCGTCGCGTCCGCATCGACGATCTCGGCGTCCGAGGCCACGGGCGGTGACAACGAGTAG
- a CDS encoding CPBP family intramembrane glutamic endopeptidase, producing the protein MIDVAEAQLPPHPLIGQLSALHHFRVYVDIGVVVVVLVLTNLVAHFTTPWANVVVVPAAAIGLVLLVRSRGLGWNELGLGREQWRSGAWYALGAVVLVGTVVVAGALLPWTRPMFMNDHYATISGALLASMIIIPLQTVIPEELAFRGVLHGALDRAWGFRGVAAAGSLLFGMWHIATSFGLTSSNVGFTDLFGAGVVGMVAGVVMAVIATGAAGFVFTWLRRRSGSLIAPIALHWSLNGLGALAAAVVWHLST; encoded by the coding sequence ATGATCGACGTCGCCGAGGCGCAGCTGCCCCCTCACCCGCTGATCGGTCAGCTGTCGGCTCTGCACCACTTCCGCGTCTACGTCGACATCGGCGTCGTGGTCGTCGTGCTGGTCCTGACGAACCTGGTGGCGCACTTCACCACCCCGTGGGCCAACGTCGTCGTAGTACCCGCTGCGGCGATCGGTCTGGTGCTCCTGGTGCGGTCGCGCGGCCTGGGCTGGAACGAGCTGGGGCTCGGTCGCGAGCAGTGGCGTTCGGGGGCGTGGTACGCGCTGGGAGCCGTCGTGCTGGTCGGGACGGTCGTGGTCGCGGGTGCGCTGCTGCCGTGGACGCGGCCCATGTTCATGAACGACCACTACGCCACCATTTCGGGTGCGCTGCTCGCCTCGATGATCATCATCCCGTTGCAGACCGTGATCCCCGAGGAACTGGCCTTCCGCGGCGTCCTGCACGGCGCACTCGACCGCGCCTGGGGGTTCCGCGGGGTGGCGGCGGCGGGGTCCCTGCTGTTCGGCATGTGGCACATCGCCACGTCGTTCGGCCTGACCAGTAGCAACGTCGGCTTCACCGATCTGTTCGGTGCGGGCGTGGTCGGCATGGTCGCCGGTGTGGTGATGGCCGTGATCGCGACTGGTGCGGCCGGTTTCGTCTTCACCTGGCTGCGCAGGCGCAGCGGCAGCCTGATCGCTCCGATTGCCCTGCACTGGTCGCTGAACGGCTTGGGCGCGCTCGCCGCCGCCGTGGTCTGGCACCTCTCGACGTAA
- a CDS encoding CGNR zinc finger domain-containing protein encodes MTSTQWTGDHEGKPAPNPLRRVQSLINTVDLESGQDRLAKVDDARPWLVGNGLLAAESTVGHDDLRMVAEVRESLRALVIHNSGGPAPDPAAMGPLHGLAGAAVIRAALDENGRVSLIDQDDSLRARLLSLLLTVRDAQLDGTWTHLKACANDGCRWAFYDRSRNHGGTWCDMATCGNKLKNREFRARRRQPG; translated from the coding sequence GTGACGTCTACCCAGTGGACCGGTGACCACGAGGGCAAACCGGCGCCGAACCCCTTGCGCCGGGTCCAGAGCCTCATCAACACCGTCGACCTCGAATCCGGCCAGGACCGGTTGGCCAAGGTCGACGACGCCCGCCCATGGCTCGTCGGCAACGGCCTGCTGGCCGCCGAGAGCACCGTGGGCCATGACGACCTACGCATGGTTGCCGAGGTACGAGAAAGCTTGCGCGCGCTGGTGATTCACAATTCGGGCGGACCGGCGCCGGATCCCGCGGCGATGGGGCCGCTGCACGGGCTCGCCGGCGCCGCCGTCATCCGTGCCGCCCTCGACGAGAACGGTCGGGTCTCGCTGATCGACCAGGACGATTCGTTGCGAGCCCGACTGCTCTCGCTTCTGCTGACGGTCAGGGACGCTCAGCTCGACGGCACCTGGACCCATCTGAAGGCCTGCGCGAACGACGGCTGCCGATGGGCGTTCTACGACCGCTCCCGAAACCACGGCGGAACGTGGTGTGACATGGCGACGTGCGGGAACAAGCTGAAGAATCGCGAGTTTCGTGCCAGACGGCGTCAGCCGGGCTGA
- a CDS encoding GlsB/YeaQ/YmgE family stress response membrane protein has product MDMITATEFLAARSTTLTSVGWIGYIIIGALAGWIAGKIVKGGGSGILMNIVIGIVGALIGGFLLSFFVDTAAGGWWFTLFTAILGAVILLAIVGAVRKR; this is encoded by the coding sequence ATGGACATGATCACGGCAACGGAGTTTCTGGCGGCTCGATCCACCACGCTGACCAGCGTCGGGTGGATCGGTTACATCATCATCGGAGCGTTGGCGGGCTGGATCGCCGGCAAGATCGTCAAGGGTGGTGGCTCGGGCATTCTGATGAACATCGTCATCGGGATCGTGGGCGCACTCATCGGCGGCTTCCTGCTGAGCTTCTTCGTCGACACCGCGGCGGGTGGCTGGTGGTTCACCCTGTTCACCGCGATCCTCGGAGCGGTGATCCTGCTCGCGATCGTCGGCGCGGTCCGCAAGAGGTAG
- a CDS encoding APA family fibronectin-binding glycoprotein — MQHPSRRMGFPKALATAAIAGMTAITLALPGPVAFAEPVPPAPAPAPAPGPAPAPAPAPAPAPAPVDPNAPPPPPADPNAPPPDPNAPPAPPPPEPGRVDNAAGGFSYVVPAGWKLSDNTQLSYGQALLTKIPEQGAEAPSDTSVLLGRLDLKLFAGAETDNAKAATRLASDMGEFFMPFAGTRQGQEAGPLDAAGMPGAFSSYEVKFTDAAKPNGQIWAGVVGQTPDPGTPRGQRTPQRWFVVWLGSANHPVDKAAATVLTQSIRPFTPPPPPPPPEPDPNAPPPDPNAPPARPGVGVPVPVTNAPPEMLPPG, encoded by the coding sequence ATGCAGCACCCTTCACGACGCATGGGCTTCCCCAAGGCGCTCGCCACGGCCGCCATCGCCGGCATGACCGCGATCACCCTCGCCCTCCCCGGTCCCGTCGCGTTCGCCGAACCCGTCCCGCCCGCCCCGGCGCCCGCGCCCGCTCCGGGGCCTGCCCCAGCTCCTGCGCCCGCCCCGGCCCCGGCTCCGGCTCCGGTCGATCCCAACGCGCCACCACCGCCCCCGGCCGATCCGAACGCCCCGCCGCCGGATCCCAACGCGCCTCCCGCGCCGCCGCCACCCGAACCCGGCCGCGTCGACAATGCCGCAGGCGGCTTCAGCTATGTGGTGCCGGCCGGCTGGAAGCTGTCGGACAACACGCAGCTGTCCTACGGCCAGGCGTTGCTGACGAAGATCCCCGAGCAGGGGGCCGAGGCACCGTCCGACACCAGCGTGTTGCTCGGTCGGCTCGACCTGAAGCTGTTCGCCGGCGCCGAGACCGACAACGCGAAGGCCGCCACGCGCCTGGCCTCCGACATGGGCGAGTTCTTCATGCCGTTCGCGGGTACGCGCCAGGGCCAGGAGGCAGGGCCCCTCGACGCGGCCGGAATGCCGGGGGCGTTCTCGTCCTACGAAGTCAAGTTCACCGACGCCGCCAAGCCCAACGGGCAAATCTGGGCAGGCGTCGTCGGCCAGACGCCGGACCCGGGCACCCCGCGTGGCCAGCGGACCCCGCAGCGCTGGTTCGTGGTGTGGCTGGGCTCGGCGAATCACCCCGTGGACAAGGCCGCCGCGACCGTGCTCACGCAGTCGATCCGGCCGTTCACTCCGCCTCCGCCTCCGCCGCCGCCCGAGCCCGACCCGAACGCACCACCACCGGATCCGAACGCACCGCCGGCCCGACCCGGCGTCGGCGTCCCCGTGCCGGTGACCAACGCGCCACCGGAGATGCTGCCGCCGGGGTGA
- a CDS encoding TOBE domain-containing protein, protein MRAVLRRVLTRDGRSSVLVTHDLLDVVTLADRVMVLESGRIAEAGRTADVVAAPRSSFGARFAGINLVNGRAGAGPTLVTSWQQVWHGRPDDGAVREGEPVTATFHPSAVAVYRDEPHGSPRNTVEVVIAELDSRGPAIRVRADQQPDGSPGLSADITAESASDLRLGPGQRVFFTVKSQEVAIHPAP, encoded by the coding sequence ATGCGCGCGGTGTTGCGCCGCGTCCTGACCCGCGACGGCCGGTCGTCGGTTCTGGTCACCCACGATCTCCTCGACGTCGTGACCCTCGCCGACCGCGTCATGGTGCTGGAGTCGGGCCGCATCGCGGAAGCCGGCCGAACCGCCGACGTCGTGGCGGCGCCGCGCAGCAGTTTCGGGGCACGGTTCGCCGGAATCAACCTGGTGAACGGCCGAGCCGGGGCCGGCCCCACGCTGGTGACCAGCTGGCAGCAGGTGTGGCACGGCCGCCCCGACGACGGCGCCGTCCGCGAGGGTGAACCCGTCACCGCCACCTTCCACCCCTCGGCCGTGGCGGTCTACCGCGACGAGCCGCACGGCAGCCCCCGTAACACCGTCGAGGTCGTCATCGCCGAACTCGACAGCCGCGGCCCGGCCATCAGGGTCCGAGCCGACCAGCAACCCGACGGCTCGCCGGGGCTGTCCGCCGACATCACCGCCGAGTCCGCGTCGGATCTGCGACTCGGTCCCGGGCAACGCGTCTTCTTCACCGTCAAGTCGCAGGAAGTCGCGATCCATCCGGCCCCGTAA
- a CDS encoding ABC transporter permease produces MSTPGGLPRWIYLPAAIGATFVILPLIAIAARVDWSQFWTLITSSSSLTALELSFKTSAASTTLCIVFGVPMAMVLARNDSRAVRWVRPLILLPLVLPPVVGGIALLYAFGRLGLLGRYLDAAGIQIAFTTTAVVLAQTFVSLPFLVIALEGAARTGGSEYEVVAATLGARPSAVWWRVTLPLLAPGLASGAVLAFARSLGEFGATLTFAGSREGVTRTLPLEIYLQREVDAQAAVALSVLLVAVAAVVVIGLGSHRIKAGAASGWR; encoded by the coding sequence TTGAGCACTCCTGGCGGTCTGCCGCGCTGGATCTACCTGCCCGCCGCCATCGGCGCGACCTTCGTCATCCTGCCGTTGATCGCCATCGCGGCGAGGGTCGACTGGTCCCAGTTTTGGACGTTGATCACCAGCAGTTCCTCACTGACTGCGCTCGAGCTCAGCTTCAAGACCTCGGCAGCGAGCACGACGCTGTGCATCGTCTTCGGCGTGCCGATGGCAATGGTGTTGGCGCGCAACGATTCCCGTGCAGTCCGATGGGTGCGCCCGTTGATCCTGCTGCCGTTGGTCCTGCCGCCGGTGGTGGGTGGCATCGCCCTGCTCTACGCGTTCGGACGTCTCGGACTGCTCGGTAGATATCTCGACGCGGCGGGCATTCAGATCGCCTTCACCACCACCGCGGTGGTGCTCGCGCAGACGTTCGTCTCGCTGCCCTTCCTCGTCATTGCCCTGGAGGGTGCCGCGCGCACCGGCGGGTCCGAGTACGAGGTGGTGGCCGCCACCCTCGGGGCACGACCGTCCGCGGTGTGGTGGCGGGTGACGTTGCCGCTGCTGGCGCCAGGGCTGGCGTCGGGGGCGGTGCTCGCCTTCGCCCGGTCACTCGGCGAATTCGGTGCGACGTTGACGTTTGCGGGGTCGCGCGAAGGGGTGACCCGCACGCTTCCGCTGGAGATCTACCTGCAACGGGAGGTCGACGCGCAGGCGGCGGTGGCCTTGTCGGTGCTGCTCGTCGCGGTGGCAGCCGTCGTCGTCATCGGTCTCGGCAGCCACAGGATCAAGGCCGGTGCAGCGAGTGGCTGGCGGTGA